In the genome of Conger conger chromosome 8, fConCon1.1, whole genome shotgun sequence, one region contains:
- the LOC133134797 gene encoding tetraspanin-9-like isoform X2 — protein MARGCLCCLKYMMFLFNLVFWLCGCGLLGVGIWLSVSQGSFATFSPSFPSLSAANLVIIIGTIVMVTGFLGCLGAIKENKCLLLSFFISLLVILLAELILLILFFVYMDKVSENARQDLKDGLALYHTDNNVGLRNAWNIIQAEWKCCGVTGFTDWHDALRERVVPDRCCQEHYQECGRNATNLFWTRGCYEKVEEWLDDNKHLLGTIGMCILVIQLLGMAFSMTLFQQIHRMGKKYDA, from the exons TTGTGTGGCTGTGGTCTGCTTGGAGTGGGGATCTGGCTGTCCGTGTCACAGGGAAGCTTCGCCAcgttctccccctccttcccctccctctccgctgCCAACCTGGTCATCATCATCGGCACCATCGTCATGGTGACCGGCTTCCTGGGCTGTCTGGGCGCCATTAAGGAAAACAAGTGCCTGCTTCTCAGT ttctTCATCAGCTTGCTGGTAATCCTCCTGGCAGAGTTGATATTGCTCATTCTGTTCTTTGTTTATATGGATAAG GTGAGTGAGAATGCCAGGCAGGATCTGAAGGATGGGCTGGCACTGTACCACACCGACAACAACGTGGGCTTGAGGAACGCGTGGAACATCATCCAGGCAGAG TGGAAGTGCTGTGGAGTCACCGGGTTCACAGACTGGCATGACGCTCTGAGGGAGAGGGTGGTGCCAGACCGCTGCTGCCAGGAGCACTACCAGGAATGCGGCCGAAACGCCACCAACCTGTTCTGGACCcgg GGCTGCTATGAGAAGGTAGAGGAATGGCTAGATGACAATAAGCACCTTCTGGGCACCATCGGCATGTGTATACTGGTGATACAG CTTCTTGGCATGGCCTTCTCCATGACCCTGTTCCAGCAGATccacagaatggggaagaagtaCGATGCCTAG